DNA from Candidatus Binatia bacterium:
CTACACCGACGGGACGGCGGACCGGGGTGTGAACCGGCTTCTCCACACGCTGCGAACGTCGGGTGTCGGCGCCGGGAAGAACGTCTACGCCGAGCTCGGGTCGACGTGGTTCGGACTGATCCGGCGCCCCGACGAGGCGGCGCACGTCTTGGGCAAGCTTCTGCTCGAAGTCGGCGAGGACAACGTTCTTTGGGGCACCGACTCGATCTGGTACGGACCGAGCCAAGTGGCGATCGATGCGTTCCGAGCGTTTCAGATTCCGGTTTCCTACCAACAGGAGTTCGGCTACCCAGAGCTGACCGCGGAGCGGAAGGCGAAGATCTTCGGCGTGAATGCAGCGCGCGTCTACGGGATCGATCTCGAGCGAGCCCGCCGCCGCGCCGCGTCCGACGATCTGGCCTGGGTCAAACAGGCCCTGAAGGAGCGTGGCGTCTCAGATGAGTGAGAAAAATTTCCCCGGGAAGTCCGTCGGCGAGCCCGACCGACACCGCGCCTCTCTCGAAGGCTGGATGCAGCGCAACAAGCCCGACGTCACCGATCTCCGTATCCCCGAGATGGAGATGCCGGCGTCGACCGGGTTCTCGAACGAGACCGTCGTCTTTGAGGCGACCTGGAAAGAAGGCGGCGCAGCCGTCTCGCAGCGCTTCGTCGCACGGATCGAACAAGCAGACGGTGGGCTCTTTCCCGATCAGACGGCCGAGTGCGGAACCTCCGTGGACGTGCAGCAGCGGATCATGAAAGCCGTCGCCGCCTGCGACGTCGTTCCGGTCCCAAACGTCATCGCCTACGACGGCGACCCGGCAGTTCTGGGTCGGCCTTTCTTCGTGATGGACTTCATCGAGGGGGAGATCCCGGGCGACATCCCCGCCTACACCGAGTCGGGCTTTCTCGTCGACGAGGCTACACCCGCGCAGCGCGAGCAGCTGGTGTGGGACGGCGTGGAGACGTTGTTGGCGCTCCAGAAGATGGACTGGCGTGAAGCGGGTCTGGACTGGCTGGACACCTCCGGCACCGGCGCCCCGACTCTCGCGTCCCAACTCGGCATCTACCAATCGTACGTCGAGCGGGAGCTCGCGGGGCGAGAGCACCGGGTTCTCCGAGCCTGTCTCGAGTGGCTCGAGAGCAACGCGCCGTCGCTCGATTCGGTTCCCGTAGGCGTGAGTTGGGGAGATTCCCGCCTCGCGAACATGATCTGGCGCGATTATCGCTGCGTTGCCGTGCTCGATTGGGAGGCCGTTTCGCTCCTCCCGGCGGAGGCGGACCTGGGTTGGTGGGTGATGTTCGACCGCATGGCGTTCGACGACAAGGGGATCGCCAGACTGGAGGGCTATCCCGCGCGTGAGGCCATGCACGCCCACTGGGAGAAGGCGACGGGCCGTGCAGTCGTCGGCGGGATTGATTACTGGGAGATCTTCGGCGCGATGCGTTTCGACGCCATCATGATTCGTCTCGGAGACCGCTTGGTCGACCGGGGCTATGTCCCGAAGGAAGCCAACATGGCCATCGAGAGCGGAACGACGGCTGCGCTGGAGCGGCTTCTCGAGCGGCAAGGAGTTTCGTTTTGACGCAATCCGTTCTTCATTCGGTGGTAGAGGGCGACATTCCGCCCGGCGGCGAGGTTTTCACCCTGCGCGCGCCCGGTGGCGTCGACATTCGCGTCGCGCGGTGGACGGCTCCGGAGAATCGCGCGTCGTGCGGCACCGTACTGCTCTTTCACGGCTATACCGAGTTCATCGAAAAGTACTACGAGGTCATCGGCATCCTGCGAGCGCGCGGCTATTCGGTCGTCACCTTCGACTGGCGCGGCCAAGGACTGTCGACCCGCCTCCTCTCGAATCGTTGCAAGGGCCACGTCGAGGACTACGCCGACTTCCTCTCCGACGCGCTCCTCGTTCACCAGCAGTGCGTCGTGGATCTGCCGCGCCCACACGTGCTTCTCGCCCACTCCATGGGCGGCCATCTAGCCCTACGATTCCTGCAGGACTATCCGGGCCGGTTCGACAAGGCGGTGCTGTCGGCACCGATGATGGGATGGGATCAATTCCCTCTCGGCGTGGCGCGCGCCATCGCTGCGACGAACGTCGCTCTCGGGATGGGTACGTCGTATACCTGGGTGCGCGGCGATCCCGATCCGAACAATCAGGTCAACGACATCACGAGCGACCAGGCGCGTTTCAAACGCGGGATGGCGTTTTGGGACAAGGTGCCGGACCTGAAGCTGGGCGGGCCGACCTGGCGCTGGCTTCAGCAGGCGACGTCGAGCATCGCTCGCATTCTCGATCGCGACCGCTTGATCCGCGTGAAGACGCCGGTGCTCGTCGCGAGCGCCGGGCGCGACAAGATCATCTCGTCGGACCGGCACCTGAATCTGCCGTTTCTCAATACGACGTTTACGGTGATGCCGATTGCGAAGGCGATGCACGAGATCCTGCAGGAAACGGACGAGATCCAGGCCCAGTTTTGGAAAGGCTTCGATCAGTTCGTGGCCTGACCCTCCGCGGCCGCAATCGGGATTCGATCAAGAGAAGAGCGTCGCGCGACGGAGTTCGTCTCTGAACTCCGGGTGCGCGATCGAGGTCAGTGCGTCCGCTCGTTCCTGCACTGTTCGACCGAAGAGCTCGGCCGCGCCGAACTCGGTGATGATCGCGTCGACCTGATGGCGGGGGGTGGTCACGAGCATCTCGGTACCGAGGGCGGCATCGATCCGGGAGATCCGCTTGCCGTCGCGCACCGAGCTCGACGGCAGACACACGAGGGATCGGTTTTGTAGGGACTGGCCGGTTCCCTCGACGAAGTCTTCATGGCCGCCGATGCCCGAAAACTGCCCGCCGGCCAGAGTGTCCGCGGCGACCTGACCTGCGAGATCGACTGCGAGTGCGCCGTTGATCGAGATCATCTTCCGGTTGCGCCCGATCAGCCCGGGATCGTTCACGCGTTCGACCGGCAGGAAGCGAACGTCTTCGTTTCCGTCGAGCCAGTCGTAGAGCTCTCGGGTTCCGGCGGCGAAGGTGCACACCGACACCCCGTCGTAGAGGCCCTTCTGGTTCGTGACCTTGCCCGCGCGGTGGAGCTTCATCAGTCCGCTCGTGAACATCTCGGAGTGGATGCCGTAGTCGCCGCCGTTGCCGTCCGCGAGACGCCCGACCACGAGGCTCGGAACGCCGCCGATTCCGGTCTGTAGCGTGCACCCATCGGAGACGAAGCGCGCCACGTGCTTTGCGATTGCTGCGTCGACTTCGGTTGGCGCCGGATCCTGTAGAGTGAACGGCTCGCTTTCGCTTTCGATGAGGATGTCGACGTCTTCCATGCGAAGGCAGTGAGGCGAGTCGGGTTCGATGCCGACCGTTCGCGGGAACCGGGGACTCGCCTCGACGATGAGCAGCCGATCCGGGTCTCGACCGCACCGTTCGAGCTCGGTGACCGTGGCTCCCGCGTGGAGGGAAAGGCTGAGGCGGCCCTTCTCGTCGGGCCTCGAGGCGGCCGTCGCCATCACGCGCGGATGAAGCCGCTCGAGGATCACGCCGAAGCGTCGAAAGTCTCCTGGGACGAACTGCACGTCGTGTCCCGCGCCCCGCAGGAATCTCTCGGCCGGGCCGTAGAAGCCCGTGAGGAGACGCACGCCGGGGCGCATGAAAAGCTCGAATAAGTCGGTGAGCAGTGCGGTCGATACCGTGAGGTCCTCGAACCGGTCTTCGGCTCCGAGCGCCTTCAGGAAGTCCGATGGCTGCCCCGGTCCGAGGGGAACCGCGAGGGTATCCTTGGCTCGAACCAGACCGGCTGCTTCTTGTGCGCTTACGAAGCGGGGGGAGTCGCCCATGCGGAATGGATACCGGGTTTCCTACCGCAATCAATCGGGGAGCCCTCGCGGTCCCGCGCCGCCTTGCGTTGGCGCGTCCGGGGGCGGAGAACCGCAGAGATGAGCGATTCGCCGGAAGCCTCCGAGACGTCCACCGCTCCCGCTCTTTCGCTCCCCTCGAAAGAGCTGGATGCGATGTCGGCGGAAGATGTTCTTTCCTGGGCCGCGCAGGAGTTCGGGGAGCAGTTGTGCGTTACGTGCTCCTGGCAGAAGCAGTCGTCCGTGCTGATTCACATGCTCTCGGAATTGGGGCTCGAGCCCGCGGTCGTCGAGCTCGATACACATCTGTTCTTTCGTGAGAGTTACGACACGCGCGACCGCTTGGTCGAGAGGTACGGGCTGACGCTCACGGGACCGCAGATCCCATCGATCGCCGAGCAACACAAAGCGGAAGGTCCGAATCTCTGGGAAACGGATCCCGATCGGTGCTGTCACATTCGCAAGGTCGAGCCGCTCATCGAAGCTCTGCACCCGTTCGGCGCCTGGGTGTCGGGGATCCGGCGCGATCAGTCTCCGAGCCGCGCGACGATCGGCAAGACCCAGTGGTCGGAGCGCTACGGCGTTTGGAAGCTGCACCCTCTGGCCGACTGGGATGAGAAGCGTGTTTGGACGTACATCACGGCGAATCAGATCCCGTACAATCCCTTGCACGACGTGGGCTACCGCTCCATCGGTTGTATCCCCTGCACGCGACCCATCCGGACAAACGAGGAAGAGCGCGCGGGGCGGTGGGCCGGTTCGGACAAGCTCGAGTGCGGTCTGCACCTCGAGACGATCGACAAGGAGTAGCTCGCAAGCGTTAGCGCGCGCGCCGCTTTTTGGCCTTCTTGGGGGTCGACCGCTCGATCCACGAGGTCGCCTCGGCCAGGTCGGCGAGCCATGGGGCAGACGTGGAGTCCGATGGTGCGCGCCAATCCCCGCGCGGCGAGAGGGAGCCGCCCGATCCGACCTTCGGTCCGTTCGGCGAAGCCGAACGCTTGAACTGGCTGGTGCGGAAGAAGCGATCGAGGAACGATCTCTGCCACGAGAGAATCTCCTCCATGGGATACTTGCCGTCGGCCGCTGAGACCGGCGTGTCGCTCGACCACGCGTGGGCGAAGAGCAACGCGACCTTGGACGGCGCGTAGCCGCGTCGGCTCATGTAGTAGAGGTCGAAGTCGTGCAGTTCGTACGGGCCGATGGTCTTCTCCGTACTCTGGATCTCCCCGTCGGTCGCATGGGCGGGGATGAGCTCGGGACTGATCTCGGTTGCGAGAATGCGCCCCAGAACTGCGGCGCCGGCCTTCCCAGTCTCGGGTAGATCGGCGACCCACTCGATGAGGTAGTGGATGAGCGTCTTGGGGACCGAGACGTTCACGTTGTAGTGAGACATCTGATCGCCGACGCCGTAGGTGCACCAGCCTAGAGCGAGCTCGCTCAGGTCTCCGGTGCCGACGACCAGGGCGCCGTGGTGATTGGCCAGCCGAAAGAGGTGGCTCGTTCGTTCGCCCGCTTGCACGTTCTCGTACGTGATGTCGTAGCGTTCCTTGCCCAGAGCGTGCGGGTGCCCGATGTCGCTCAGCATCTGTTCGCTCGACGGTCGGATGTCGATTTCGCTTGCGGTCACGCCGAACGCCTTCATCAGGTCGTGAGCGTTGCTCCGCGTTTCCTTCGATGTTGCGAATCCGGGCATCGTGTAGGCGAGCACGTTCGTTCGGGGGAGTTCGAGATGGTCCATCGCGCGGGCGGAGACGAGCAGTGCCTGCGTCGAGTCGAGGCCCCCGGAGATGCCGATGACCAGCTTGGTGATCCCGGTCGCACGTAGCCTCTTCACGAGGCTCGTTACCTGGATGTTGTACGCCTCGTAGCAGCGCTCGGCTCGCCGCATGGGGTCGCTGGGGACGAAGGGGAGACGTTCGAACGTCCGTCGTAGGTGCGTGGCTTCGGTCGGCGGCGTGAAGCGGAAGGGGATGGTTCTCATCGTGTGCGCACGGTGATCGGCGGCGCAGTCGGCGAAGCTCGTCATGCGAGCACGCTCCTGGACGAGGCGGTCGAGGTCGATGTCGGCGAACACGAGTTGCGCTTCGTCGACGAATCGCTCGGATTCGACCAGGCGTTCTCCATCCTCGTAGGCGAGGGCGTGTCCGTCCCATGCGAGGTCGGTCGTCGACTCGCCGGTGCCGGCGGCGGCGTAGAGATAGGCGGAGAGTGTCTTGGCGGATTGCCCGGCGGCGAGTTGTTGGCGGTAGCTGGACTTTCCGATTGTCACGTTGGAGGCAGAGAGGTTCGTGAGCACCGTCGCACCGTGGAACGCGGCATATGTCGACGGTGGAATTGCGACCCACACGTCCTCGCAGATCTCCGCGTGCACGGCGAAGTCGGGCTGACGTTCGTCGCGGAAGATGAGATCGCTACCGAACGGTACGTACTGTTGACCGAGGCACGGGACGGTCGTCGCGAGAGCGTCGCGGCCGCTGGTGAACTGACGTTTCTCATAGAACTCGCGGTAGTTCGGCACGTAGGTTTTCGGAGTGATGCCGAGGATCCGGCCGCCCGTTGCGAACACGGCGCAATTGTACAGGCGGCCCTGGAACCGGAGTGGGGCGCCGACGATCGCAAGCGCGGTGTTCTCTTCGGTTGCCGCGACGACTTCGGCGAGGCCTTCGAGGACGGCGCGCAGAAGAGCATCTTGCTGATGCAGGTCGTCGAGCGAGTAGCCCGACAGTGCGAGTTCGGGGAAGAGGACTAGTGCGGCGCCTTCGCGGACGGCGGCGCGATACGTGGCTGCAATCTCAGCCGCGTTCGCGGCCGGGTCCGCGAGGTGCACCCGCGGGACGCTAATCGCGGCCCGGACGAATCCGTGTGCGTACAGGTCGAAGAAAGACCGCTCGGCGTTGCTCTTCGGCCGAACGTCCAGCTGTTGATTCCAGTCGTGCCCGAGTTCGTCGAGCCGATCCGGGATCAGGTGGTTCCAGCGTTCCCGGCCGCGCCGCTCGACCCGAACGAGGCCGGCTTCGACGAGAGTCGCGAGGTGCTTCATGACGCCGTATCGCGTGATCTCGGAGCCGTCGGCGAGCTCGCCGGTTGTGCGGGGGCCGCTCCGTAGGGCCTCGAGGATGCCCCGTCGGTGGGGGTCGGCGAGAGCGCGCCAGAGCCGGTCGGAGGTCTTCATGTGACCATAGAGTCACATATGTAACGCTGCGTCGAGTCGACGTGCCGGGGCGCGGTCCGTCGGCGTAGTTCGCCGCGAACTCTTCGGGATGGGGGGGGATGAGCAGAGGATTGGCCGCGCCTCGCTCGATCACCACGAACCCATCGGACCGCGACAGGTACATCTCGAAAGAGGTGCTTGGCGTGCGGAGCCGGCCGAAGCCTCCTCAGAGACCGCCCGCACCGACGCGTATGCCCCAGCCGTGCTCACTTCGGAACTCTTTTCCGGTGAGGGCTCGGGCGCCGGTGATCTCGCTTGCGGGAACGGTTTTCTCCCTCCCGGGAAAGCAAATGCGGAGGCTCGTCGGCTCGACGTTGAAAGACGTCGGGCGCCAGTAGCGCCAGATGGCCCCGTAGAGGATCGCGATCATCACCCCGGTTGGCGCAAGGCCAGTGCCGCCCCGTCGGGGGCCGCTACGCCGAGTCCGACGAAGAGCACCGGCAGCGCGAGGACGGCAATCGTAAGCCACCGAAGAAGCGGTGACATCGGCGCGATGGGGAAGCTTCGGCTCACGCCTCCGGTGCAAAGTTCCCGTGGAAGCCGAGCGACACCCGCTCCTCGAGCCACAGCCGCGCGAGAGGCTTCGCGTCGATTGCGCGCGCGTCGAGGATATCCACGGCCGTACGATCGTCGGGTGCGTCGTAGACGAGGTTCAATACGAACCCATCGTCCTCCGCCGCGTCTGCGTGACGCGGAACAAAGACCGGCTCGCCGACCCACTGACCGGGGACGGTCTCGCGGTGCACCGATGTACCGTCCACGCGGTCGTACTTCGTGATGCGCCGGAAGAATCCGTTCGCGCCGTCAATGGGCTCGGCGGTCGAGGCGTAGCCGAAACGGTTCTCGCGCCCGACCAGCCGGTCATCCAATCGCGGAAACTCGGCTGCCATGTCCGAGAGCTTCGTCTCCTTGCACGTACCCGCCTCGAGATCGAACTCGTACAGGTAGGGCTTCGACGTGAGGCCGCTCGATATTTCGCCCGCGCGGATCGTCCCGATGTCGTCGAGCAGCCCCTGCGGGTCTTCGTACTTGCAGGCGTCCATCACGATCCGGCCGTCCTTCTCGTAGGCGTTGCTGGGGTGGAACATGTAGCCGATCGACGGTGCATCGAACCACTTCGTCTCGCTTCCGGGCTCGCGGCGGCGGATGCCAAACTTCATGTTGAGGTCGTCCCGTGCGGTCACGGACTGTCCGAACCCCCGGCCGGCAAGCATCGCTTCGAGATCGAAGTACACACTGCCGAGTGGGAAGATAACGTAGTTCTCGGTGATGGCGAAGTCGTGCATCATCGAGGGCCACGGGGCGTCGATGGCCTCCGCGAGGGAGACCGATCCGTCGGGCTCGACGACGTAGAGCTGCACGTACGGTTCGATGGGCTGGTAGCCGTGGATCAACATCTGTCCCGTCCGGCCATCGATCTTGGGATGGGCGGTGGTCGACATCCCGATGGCCTTGCCGTCGTAGTCCCACGTCCCGATGGACCCGAGCGTCTTGCGGTCGAGCTCGAACGGCATCGCGTTCTCGACCAGAGCGAACAGACGGCCGGCGTGCGCGACGATGTTGGTGTTCGGCTGCACTCCGGGGGGTGGCTCGCTGAGCAGCTCGTCGGCCGGAAGGTTGAGGCCTCCGAGGCAGAAGGTTCCTTCCTTCTTTTCGCGCAGGAAGCTCTCGGTGCGTGCGAAGCGGCTGAGGTGGTGGGCGGTGCCATTCTCGAAGCGAAGCGCGTGGATCAACGCGTCTCCATCGAACAGGTGCAGCGCGGCTGCGCCGGCGGACGGCAGGATATTCTGACAAGGTCCGTTGCGATAAAGGGTGCCCGACAAGTCGCGCGGGATCTCTCCCTCGACGTGTCCGATGGCGTAGTCGGCTTCGACGGCATGGGGCCGAAGTACACTCGCCAGCATTTCCTCGGGGCTCTTCGTCATCGCGACCGCTTGCGTCGTCATCGTGCATCTCCTCGGAGCTCGCGCTCCAGAAAGGCTTCGATCAGTTGCTCGAGATCGCAGCCTAGAACCAACTTTCCTGCGAGGTGAAGCGCCACCAATCCGTGGACGCCGGACCAATAGAGGTGGGCGAGAACATCGGGCGTGCCGCCAAGACTGCCGCTCTCGACGGCGGCGGCGACGGTGTCGCGCATGACGAACCAGGCGTGGGCCTCCTCGAGGCTCGGCGACGTGGCGGCCCCGGGTGGGTCGAGCTCGAACATGATCCGGTACGCGTGCGGTTCTTCGAGCGCGAACCCGACGTAACCGCGACAGAGCGCGTGTAGCTGCTCGAGATCGCCGTTGGCTTTCGCAGCGGCGGTCTCGAGGGCCGCTGCGAAGCGCTGGAAGCCGGCGCGGCGCACCGCTTCGAAGATCTCGTCTTTGTTCTGGAAGTACCGGTACGGGGTCATGGGGCTGCAGCCGAGTTCGGCTG
Protein-coding regions in this window:
- a CDS encoding acetyl-CoA hydrolase/transferase C-terminal domain-containing protein — its product is MGDSPRFVSAQEAAGLVRAKDTLAVPLGPGQPSDFLKALGAEDRFEDLTVSTALLTDLFELFMRPGVRLLTGFYGPAERFLRGAGHDVQFVPGDFRRFGVILERLHPRVMATAASRPDEKGRLSLSLHAGATVTELERCGRDPDRLLIVEASPRFPRTVGIEPDSPHCLRMEDVDILIESESEPFTLQDPAPTEVDAAIAKHVARFVSDGCTLQTGIGGVPSLVVGRLADGNGGDYGIHSEMFTSGLMKLHRAGKVTNQKGLYDGVSVCTFAAGTRELYDWLDGNEDVRFLPVERVNDPGLIGRNRKMISINGALAVDLAGQVAADTLAGGQFSGIGGHEDFVEGTGQSLQNRSLVCLPSSSVRDGKRISRIDAALGTEMLVTTPRHQVDAIITEFGAAELFGRTVQERADALTSIAHPEFRDELRRATLFS
- a CDS encoding phosphotransferase family protein, translated to MSEKNFPGKSVGEPDRHRASLEGWMQRNKPDVTDLRIPEMEMPASTGFSNETVVFEATWKEGGAAVSQRFVARIEQADGGLFPDQTAECGTSVDVQQRIMKAVAACDVVPVPNVIAYDGDPAVLGRPFFVMDFIEGEIPGDIPAYTESGFLVDEATPAQREQLVWDGVETLLALQKMDWREAGLDWLDTSGTGAPTLASQLGIYQSYVERELAGREHRVLRACLEWLESNAPSLDSVPVGVSWGDSRLANMIWRDYRCVAVLDWEAVSLLPAEADLGWWVMFDRMAFDDKGIARLEGYPAREAMHAHWEKATGRAVVGGIDYWEIFGAMRFDAIMIRLGDRLVDRGYVPKEANMAIESGTTAALERLLERQGVSF
- a CDS encoding NAD(+) synthase translates to MKTSDRLWRALADPHRRGILEALRSGPRTTGELADGSEITRYGVMKHLATLVEAGLVRVERRGRERWNHLIPDRLDELGHDWNQQLDVRPKSNAERSFFDLYAHGFVRAAISVPRVHLADPAANAAEIAATYRAAVREGAALVLFPELALSGYSLDDLHQQDALLRAVLEGLAEVVAATEENTALAIVGAPLRFQGRLYNCAVFATGGRILGITPKTYVPNYREFYEKRQFTSGRDALATTVPCLGQQYVPFGSDLIFRDERQPDFAVHAEICEDVWVAIPPSTYAAFHGATVLTNLSASNVTIGKSSYRQQLAAGQSAKTLSAYLYAAAGTGESTTDLAWDGHALAYEDGERLVESERFVDEAQLVFADIDLDRLVQERARMTSFADCAADHRAHTMRTIPFRFTPPTEATHLRRTFERLPFVPSDPMRRAERCYEAYNIQVTSLVKRLRATGITKLVIGISGGLDSTQALLVSARAMDHLELPRTNVLAYTMPGFATSKETRSNAHDLMKAFGVTASEIDIRPSSEQMLSDIGHPHALGKERYDITYENVQAGERTSHLFRLANHHGALVVGTGDLSELALGWCTYGVGDQMSHYNVNVSVPKTLIHYLIEWVADLPETGKAGAAVLGRILATEISPELIPAHATDGEIQSTEKTIGPYELHDFDLYYMSRRGYAPSKVALLFAHAWSSDTPVSAADGKYPMEEILSWQRSFLDRFFRTSQFKRSASPNGPKVGSGGSLSPRGDWRAPSDSTSAPWLADLAEATSWIERSTPKKAKKRRAR
- a CDS encoding carotenoid oxygenase family protein encodes the protein MTTQAVAMTKSPEEMLASVLRPHAVEADYAIGHVEGEIPRDLSGTLYRNGPCQNILPSAGAAALHLFDGDALIHALRFENGTAHHLSRFARTESFLREKKEGTFCLGGLNLPADELLSEPPPGVQPNTNIVAHAGRLFALVENAMPFELDRKTLGSIGTWDYDGKAIGMSTTAHPKIDGRTGQMLIHGYQPIEPYVQLYVVEPDGSVSLAEAIDAPWPSMMHDFAITENYVIFPLGSVYFDLEAMLAGRGFGQSVTARDDLNMKFGIRRREPGSETKWFDAPSIGYMFHPSNAYEKDGRIVMDACKYEDPQGLLDDIGTIRAGEISSGLTSKPYLYEFDLEAGTCKETKLSDMAAEFPRLDDRLVGRENRFGYASTAEPIDGANGFFRRITKYDRVDGTSVHRETVPGQWVGEPVFVPRHADAAEDDGFVLNLVYDAPDDRTAVDILDARAIDAKPLARLWLEERVSLGFHGNFAPEA
- a CDS encoding alpha/beta hydrolase: MTQSVLHSVVEGDIPPGGEVFTLRAPGGVDIRVARWTAPENRASCGTVLLFHGYTEFIEKYYEVIGILRARGYSVVTFDWRGQGLSTRLLSNRCKGHVEDYADFLSDALLVHQQCVVDLPRPHVLLAHSMGGHLALRFLQDYPGRFDKAVLSAPMMGWDQFPLGVARAIAATNVALGMGTSYTWVRGDPDPNNQVNDITSDQARFKRGMAFWDKVPDLKLGGPTWRWLQQATSSIARILDRDRLIRVKTPVLVASAGRDKIISSDRHLNLPFLNTTFTVMPIAKAMHEILQETDEIQAQFWKGFDQFVA
- a CDS encoding phosphoadenylyl-sulfate reductase, which encodes MSDSPEASETSTAPALSLPSKELDAMSAEDVLSWAAQEFGEQLCVTCSWQKQSSVLIHMLSELGLEPAVVELDTHLFFRESYDTRDRLVERYGLTLTGPQIPSIAEQHKAEGPNLWETDPDRCCHIRKVEPLIEALHPFGAWVSGIRRDQSPSRATIGKTQWSERYGVWKLHPLADWDEKRVWTYITANQIPYNPLHDVGYRSIGCIPCTRPIRTNEEERAGRWAGSDKLECGLHLETIDKE
- a CDS encoding TetR/AcrR family transcriptional regulator; this translates as MPRSALSQVEVEQFRDSLCDVATRLFAKKGYEGVTMRALAAELGCSPMTPYRYFQNKDEIFEAVRRAGFQRFAAALETAAAKANGDLEQLHALCRGYVGFALEEPHAYRIMFELDPPGAATSPSLEEAHAWFVMRDTVAAAVESGSLGGTPDVLAHLYWSGVHGLVALHLAGKLVLGCDLEQLIEAFLERELRGDAR